One genomic window of Trichlorobacter lovleyi includes the following:
- a CDS encoding cytochrome P460 family protein: MKCTTLMTGLIVLFTVCCAAAAATAPQLPKYQSWKKSTRKVVSDKKSLFYGIHYIYADSKALKGYKAGNKFPEGSRIVVEHFNIKGDNSSVDGPKNMVVLMKKDKSQKNTGGWLYAGYTADGKPSRLDPVKNCFECHQKEVAGRDYVFSSGADF; the protein is encoded by the coding sequence ATGAAATGTACCACACTGATGACAGGACTGATCGTGCTGTTCACCGTCTGCTGCGCCGCTGCAGCAGCCACTGCACCGCAGCTGCCAAAGTACCAGAGCTGGAAAAAAAGTACCCGCAAGGTTGTGTCAGACAAAAAATCTCTCTTCTACGGCATTCACTACATCTATGCCGACAGCAAGGCTCTCAAGGGATACAAGGCTGGCAACAAATTCCCCGAGGGCAGCCGCATTGTGGTTGAGCATTTCAACATCAAAGGGGACAACAGCAGCGTTGACGGGCCCAAAAACATGGTAGTCCTGATGAAGAAAGACAAGTCACAAAAGAATACCGGCGGCTGGCTGTATGCCGGTTATACCGCGGACGGCAAACCCAGCCGCCTCGATCCGGTTAAAAACTGTTTTGAGTGTCATCAAAAGGAAGTTGCCGGACGGGACTACGTTTTTTCAAGCGGCGCAGACTTTTAG
- a CDS encoding ATP-binding protein, with amino-acid sequence MKILAIDDSTINLLVMKGTLGQHLPDAQLETARSGQEGLELARNWHPDTILLDLQMPEMDGYETIRILKQNPITAYIPVIVITAADVDADDRVRALDLGADAFLQKPISSHELVAHIKVMLRIKKAEERLRHSQKLEAIGILAGGVAHDFNNILTVIRGYSTMLLMQTPADNPHHESLQMIVDAAKRATSLTQSLLTFSRKQEATPSKAELCTLVSSFEKFIKRIIGENITLNFICDQHTVPASVDRSMIEQMLMNLAINARDAMPGGGQLSITTSNTLLDTARAAALDLTPGLYVNLTVADTGCGIPQEFLPKIFDPFFTTKEIGKGSGLGLSMVYGIVQQHRGAITVNSTPGSGTTFSIYLPVTNTPEPTDESS; translated from the coding sequence ATGAAGATCCTTGCCATTGACGACTCAACCATCAACCTGCTGGTTATGAAAGGCACCCTGGGACAACATCTGCCCGATGCCCAGCTTGAGACCGCCCGTTCCGGTCAAGAAGGGCTCGAACTGGCGCGCAACTGGCACCCGGACACCATCCTGCTCGACCTGCAGATGCCGGAAATGGACGGCTATGAAACCATCCGGATCCTGAAGCAAAATCCGATCACCGCCTATATCCCGGTGATTGTCATCACAGCAGCCGATGTTGATGCGGATGACCGGGTCAGGGCGCTCGATCTGGGTGCCGACGCCTTTCTGCAAAAGCCAATCTCCAGCCACGAACTGGTGGCCCACATCAAGGTGATGCTGCGAATCAAAAAGGCCGAAGAGCGGCTGCGCCACTCGCAGAAACTGGAGGCGATCGGCATCCTGGCCGGAGGAGTGGCCCACGACTTCAACAACATCCTGACCGTTATCAGGGGCTACAGCACCATGTTGCTGATGCAGACTCCGGCTGACAACCCCCACCACGAGAGCCTGCAGATGATCGTTGATGCAGCCAAGCGGGCCACCAGTCTGACCCAGAGCCTGCTGACCTTCAGCCGCAAACAGGAGGCAACCCCCTCAAAGGCCGAGCTCTGCACCCTGGTATCCAGCTTTGAAAAATTCATCAAACGGATAATCGGCGAAAACATTACGCTCAATTTCATCTGCGATCAGCACACGGTACCAGCCAGTGTAGACCGCAGCATGATCGAGCAGATGCTGATGAACCTTGCCATCAATGCCCGCGACGCCATGCCGGGCGGTGGCCAGCTTTCCATTACCACCTCAAACACCCTGCTCGACACCGCCAGGGCAGCAGCACTTGATCTCACTCCCGGCCTCTACGTTAATCTTACCGTGGCAGATACCGGCTGTGGTATTCCGCAAGAGTTCCTGCCCAAGATCTTTGACCCGTTCTTCACCACCAAAGAGATCGGCAAGGGCAGTGGCCTGGGTCTCTCCATGGTCTACGGCATTGTCCAGCAGCACCGTGGCGCCATTACGGTTAACAGCACTCCCGGCAGCGGCACAACATTCAGCATCTATCTGCCGGTAACCAACACACCGGAACCAACGGACGAAAGCAGTTGA
- a CDS encoding STAS domain-containing protein, which produces MSDLSVTHSLLADGATLKINVAGRLAIETAAELQNLLLEQVDTVSSIQLDLSAVEDIDLAGMQLICSACRTNLNLKKHFNFTGCMAPVVREAIGAIGLQRQTTCKHNDDLPCIWCGGMN; this is translated from the coding sequence ATGTCTGACCTTTCAGTTACCCACAGCCTGCTTGCTGACGGCGCCACGCTGAAGATCAACGTGGCAGGCAGGCTGGCTATTGAAACAGCAGCAGAGCTGCAAAACCTGTTGCTGGAGCAGGTCGATACGGTGAGCAGCATCCAGCTGGATCTCTCAGCAGTTGAGGACATTGATCTGGCAGGGATGCAGCTGATCTGCTCGGCCTGCCGCACGAACCTTAATCTGAAAAAACATTTCAACTTTACCGGCTGCATGGCCCCGGTTGTCAGAGAGGCCATCGGTGCAATCGGGCTGCAACGGCAAACAACCTGTAAACATAATGATGATTTACCTTGTATCTGGTGTGGAGGAATGAACTGA
- a CDS encoding response regulator, with product MKCLIVEDDFISRRILRELLNPHFEIEIAVDGEEAITAFKLAHQAKSPFDLICMDIMMPKMDGREALRLIRQLEKELEVPPNLETKIVMTTALDDPKTVFDSFYQDGATAYLVKPISKQKLIRELRALGLIQ from the coding sequence GTGAAATGCCTGATCGTTGAAGATGACTTCATTTCCCGCAGGATTCTGCGGGAGCTGCTGAACCCTCATTTTGAGATTGAGATCGCTGTTGATGGTGAAGAGGCAATCACCGCCTTCAAGCTGGCCCACCAGGCAAAGTCACCTTTTGATCTGATCTGTATGGACATCATGATGCCTAAGATGGATGGACGCGAGGCGTTGCGGCTGATCCGTCAGCTTGAAAAAGAGCTGGAGGTACCGCCCAATCTTGAGACCAAGATAGTGATGACCACGGCACTCGATGACCCCAAGACGGTCTTTGACTCTTTCTATCAAGACGGCGCCACCGCCTACCTGGTCAAACCGATCAGCAAGCAGAAACTGATCCGTGAACTCCGTGCCCTGGGACTGATCCAGTAG